The genomic stretch TCTTTATCGCCAAGCAAGAAACCAAATTTACAGGTTTCATTTATCTTATAACTGTGTATGAGTCCATTGCAGCTCTAACATTTCTTCTAATATTAGGACAATATGATAGCCTTAGTTACTTAAGTGTTTTAAGTCTAATGGCAGTTACCTTAGCCATATATATCCTACCTAATAAAATGAAGTTTTGTCAGCTTATCTCAATCGCTATGAGCCTACTGTTTTTTCTTTACCCTGGGCAAAAAATTGAAGGTCTCGTTGAATATGATTTGTATAAGCTTATGGCATATCAGAGTATTTTGTTGACTTACTGCAATATAAATTCCAGTCTTACCAACTCCTATAAAAGAAAACAATTTACGGGAAGTAAAGAGCTACTAGCCTTATCTGTAACGGATCCCTTAACAGGTATTTATAACAGGACGAAGTTTGATGAAGAAGTCGATCGGTGGATGAATTTCTCTCATAGATAGGGCAACCCTCTTTCTTTAGCTATCCTTGATATAGATGATTTTAAAAAGGTAAATGATAGCTATGGACATCTGGTGGGGGATAGCGTTATTAAAAAGATTGTCACCATAATCAAAAGGTCATTACGCAATACAGATGTATTTGCTAGATGGGGAGGAGAGGAGTTCGTGATTCTACTTCCGAATACAGAAGTGCGGCACGCAGGAGAAATGGCTGAACGAATGCGACTATGTATACTAAATGATCTGATTGAAACGGACATGATTATCAGCTGTAGTTTTGGTATAGCAATACTAAATGAGGGAGACACGGCACAATCACTACTGAATAGGGCAGATGGTCTGCTTTTACAAGCAAAAGCCAGTGGGAAGAATAGAGTTGTGATTCAATAAGTAAGGTGGGAAGTTTAACATGGAGATTGAGGTATAGAGAACGTAGTATTATTTATTAAGTAATTTTAGAATAGGAATAAGGTCATCATAAGAAATTAATAAGAATTTCATAAGGGAAAGTTCAAACATCACCTGTCTGATTTCGGTAAGATGAGATTGCCGAATCGGACAGGCTTTTTTATTCCGGAAAGGGGTCCAACATGAAAAGAAAAAGGGTTACACAGTTGTTTCCATTTTTAATACCGGTCCGCAAGACACAAAGAAAATTATTCTTTTATATCAAGATGTACTTTGATCGAAACCACTATGCAAAAGCAAAATCTCCAGAGTTTTTACCTTATAGCATCTATGAAACCAAGTCGAAACTTCTTAATGAAAACACAGGCTTCGATATGAAATACCAAGAAAACAAGGTGTTTAATCTGCGTCTTGCCGCGGAGCCCGTCAATGGTCTGATAATCCGCCCTGGTGAAACATTTTCATTTTGGCAGGTTGTGAGATATGCCGAGAGAAATGAGCGGTATAAGTATGGTTTGTGCGTAGTCAATGATGAATTGATCACGGTGCCGGGAGGCGGTTTGTGTCATCTCAGCAATTTGCTGTTCTGGGTGTTTCTGCATGTTCCCCTCACTATTGTCGAACGGCATCCTCATGGGATTAAGGATTTTCCTTCTCCTGATGAGGATGAACCGGATAGTGTGGACGCGACGATTAACGAAGGGTGGTTGGATTTGAAAGTAAGAAACAATACCAGTCTTACCTTCCAGATTGAAATATCCTTCGATGAGTCTTTCATTTATGGCCGTATTTTTGTGGATCAAGCCGAAGGGTATAGTTACGAAGTCATTAACCGAGATAAGAGTTTTTTTAAAAAGGGTGGAAAGACCTTTGAGCGGGTTTCTGTTTGCAGGCAGGTGATAGACAACAAATCCCAACAGGTTATTTCCGAAAACCTGCTTTATACGGATATATTTGAAATCGGATATGCGCTTCCAGAAGGAACTGTTATAGAAGGTGAAGAGGATGGATACGATGATTAATTCCTCAAACATGAAAGGAGAAAGCAGTATGAATCGATTGAAAATCGCCATTATCTTCGGAGGTTGTTCTGAAGAACATTCCGTTTCCGTTAAATCTGCCCAAGAGGTCGCTAAAAACCTTGATCTCGAAAAGTATGAGCCCTACTATATCGGAATTACGCAAAATGGTGTCTGGAAGCTTTGTCACTTCCCTGAAGCAAATTGGGAAAATAGTTGTTGTCTTCCGGCTATGCTGGCACCGGACAGTGGGGTACACGGCTTGATTGTTTTGGAGCAGGGAAAATACAAGATGATACCTTTGGATATGGTGTTTCCTGTTCTGCATGGCAAATTTGGCGAGGATGGTGCCATACAAGGTTTGTTGGAGCTTTCCTGCATCCCATATGTAGGCTGCGATATCCAAAGTTCTGCTCTGTCTATGGACAAATCCCTTGCTTATATCGTCGCCGGAAACGCGAGAATTGCGACCCCGAATTTCTGGACGTTTACGGAGAACGAGGATATGGACCCCGACCGGTTTATTTACCCCGTTTTTGTTAAGCCGGCCCGTTCGGGGTCATCTTTTGGGGTTACTAAGGTATGCCGAGAAGAAGAATTGCTAAGTGCGGTGGAAATCGCCAGACAGTATGATTCGAAGGTGCTGATTGAAGAGGCTGTCGTCGGTAGTGAGGTAGGATGTGCGATATTTGGGGACGATCCGGATTTGACTGCAGGAGAAGTAGATCAAATTTCACTATCGCATGGTTTTTTTAGAATCCATCAGGAGAGTGAGCCTGAAAACGGTTCCGAAAACTCAACAATCATCGTTCCCGCTGATATTTCGACGGAGATGCGCTTGCATATCCAGGAGACGGCTAAAGCCATCTATCGTGCTTTGGGATGCAGGGGACTGGCGCGAGTGGATATGTTTCTGAAGGAAGATGGGGAAGTAATTCTAAACGAGGTAAATACGTTGCCTGGAATGACCTCGTACAGCCGTTTTCCGAGAATGATGGCAGCCGCAGGGCTAACTTTTGCCGAAGTGATCGACCGAATCGTTGCATTAACCTTGGAAGGGAAAAGACGATGAACAATGGTTTTGCCTATGTCGACGAGTTTGTATCCGGAATACGTTGGGATGCAAAATACGCCACTTGGGATAACTTCACCGGCAAGCCGGTGGACGGGTATGAAGCTAACCGAATTGTCGGTACGAGAGCATTGTGCGCGGCCCTGAAAATAGCACGGAAAAACGCCGCATCCTTGGGCTTTGGCCTGCTCCTTTGGGATGGTTATCGCCCGCAATGTGCCGTAGATAGTTTTCTGCGCTGGTCAAAACAGCCGGAAGATGGCCGGATGAAGCGAAAACACTATCCCAATATTCACAGAGCCGAGATAGTTGAAAAAGGATATGTGGCCGCCAAGTCGGGACATAGTCGGGGTAGCACAATAGATTTGACGCTTTATCACTTAGCTGACGGTTCACTTGTGCCAATGGGCGGTGACTTTGATTTGATGGATTCTGTCTCACATCATGGAGCAAAAGGAGTTACGGAAGTCGAAACGAGAAACCGTCAATTCCTGTGTTCGATCATGGAGACAGGTGGTTTTGTTCCCTACGATTGCGAGTGGTGGCATTACACCCTGAAACACGAACCTTATCCCAACACATATTTTGACTTTCCCATCACCTAGTTGTTTCTTCTCTTTGCCATTTTAATCAAGTTATTTCTTTGTTATAATAAGGAAAATGATAACAATTCTGTAATGATAGAATGGATGGAGAAATCGGGGATAATATCATGGAAAATAAGTTAGTGAATTTAAAAACTACCATTATGCTGGGCTCCTTTGCTTTCGGTATAATGTCTTTTCTTTTGCCTATCTATGCTAAAAGTATCGGTAGTGATGCAATTAGTATCGGAGGTTTGTTTTCAATATTTAGTCTCGTGACCTTATTATTAAGGCCTATAATTGGGAAAGCAATAGACCGTTATGGGGGGAAAAATTTCTTAGTTTTAGCGTTTGTATTTTATGCAATTTCAATGGTGCTTTTTTCTTACTCTAATAGTATTTTTCTTCTATATATTAGTAGGTTAATTCAAGCAATAGGGTCATCGCTCATGTGGATTCCTGCTTACACTATAGCTATGGATATGGCTGATAATAAAAAAAGGGGGAATGCTATCGGTCAGGTAGATGGAGCTAGTGCCAAAGGAGCATTGTATGGAGCTATTATAGGATTTGTTTTTTTGACTTATCTTGGCTTTGTTAGCGGGTGGAGCACCATATTTAAAGTGTATGCTGTTTTGGCAATAGTGGCAGGGTATATCGCATTTAAGCATCTACCAGAAACAAAAATAGTTAAGCAGGAAGATATTTCACTAACGATTAATAAATTCAATTCTAACTTTTACAAGCTACTAAGCATAGTCTTTTTCAGCTCAATTTCAATATCAATGTTAACCCCTCTCTTGATGATTTATCTCCAGGATAAGTTTACAACTGATATTCAAACATTAGCATTTGCATTTATTCCGGCAGCTCTCGTATATTCGTTTTTACCGTCTAAATTGGGCGCAATCAGTGATAAATTTGGCAGAATAACGCCTATGGCTATAGGGTTAATAGGTTCAGGTATAGTTTCTTTAGGCTTTACACATTTTTCTAGTCTTAAAATATTAATTGTACTATGGGTTTTGGAGGCCATAGGGATAACTATGGCTTCTCCAGCGCAAGAAGCATTAGTCGCAGATATTGTAGGCGAAAATATTCGGGGTTCTGCGTATGGTTGGTATTTATTTATAGCAAGTTTAGGTGCATCGGTTGGCCCTCTGCTTGGCGGTTTCTTATATGATTATTTTGGACATTCTATTCCGTTCTATTTAAATGGTATTATTTTATTACTTGATGCTTTCTTGGTAATAGTGTTATTCAAAAACTTAAAACGTCCAGCGAAAAACTAACGAATGGCGGCCCAAAGGCCGCCATTAAATTGTGGGAGGGGATATGAAGATGGATTATTAGTCCTTATCGAGCAAAGTAAAGAAGAGCAAAATTCTTGATAAAGCGGACATCCTCCGGATCCTTGCTCATCAATATCTGTACGAGTTCCTTCAATTCACCGTCAATTTCATTATTATCAGAGAGCATGAGTGCGCCTGTCAAACCCAAAACTTCGGAAATCTTAGCAATCATCTGCACAGAGGGAGTCTTTAAGCCGTTTTCCAATTGGCTGATATAACCGACACTGACCAATATCTCTTCGGCAAGTTTTTCCTGTGTATATCCTCTTAAAAGTCGATATCTTTTTAAATTATTGCCTATTTCCCGCGCTATCTGCTCCATTGCATAATCTCCTTTTGACAATTTTGCAAGTTCGTTTTTTAGAAACAACACTTCCAGGATCAAGCTATCAGGTATTAAGGAAATTATGGTTAATTAATTTTAGTATAAACTACTAGCTTTAGTTTGTTAAGTAAAATCTTACTTGTAGCTTATGTCGGATTTGAAAAATATGGTGTATATTGATTAATAATGATGAGAGAACTCGAATATTCGGAAATCCTACGGTATTTACTCAACGGTCATTCTGTAGGGAATGATTGGTATCGTTATTATTTAATAAGGAGTAGAGATATGGCTGGCAATAAACTTCCTGAAAATAGTAATGACGACCAAAATCTATTTTTTATCTTTAATAGAGATAGCTTCATATTGATTGTCAACATTATTTCCATCGGATTAATGTTTGGTAGTGTTCTCAATCTTGTAGGGTATTTCTTTTGGGAAGATACTTTAGCAAGCGTTCTGATTTTAAGTGGCATCCTATTATTACTAGGGTGTTTTTTGCAGATGCTAATCCGGTTTAAGGTAAGAGATAAGATAACAGGAACTTCTTTGATCGTAATCAGTACCCTAATTATTCCGCTTTTTTCCTTAAAGTACATAGAAATAGGAAGTTTAACAGTATGGGCAATTCCCTTTATCCTGATTATTATTTCTCTTGTTTTCGTAACCCCTACTATGCTTTTTTGGGTAGGTCTATCAGCACTTTTGACCCAAATAGTTGTATGGATATTTGCGCCCTCTGCTCCGGTTGTGCTCGTTGACGATTCTGATTACATACTCAGGATAGGTTTTTTGATGATTGCGCTAGTTGCTGCATATTACATCAACAGGCTATTTGTCAAAAAGCTTAGGGAAAATGCCTATTATACCAAAAGAATACAAGAGCTGGCTTATCATGATTATTTAACTGATTTGCCAAATCGGCTCTTATTTAATGATCGTCTTTACCAAGCAATCCTATCTGCCAAGCGTACGGAACAGAATTTAGCCGTAATATTTTTGGATTTAGATGATTTCAAAAGGGTTAATGACGCGATGGGACATGAACAGGGAGATGTACTCTTAAAGGAAGTTGCCAGGAGATTGACTGAGACACTAAGAGAGGAAGATACAGTTTCCCGCTACGGTGGGGATGAGTTCCTTGTTTTAGCACAGAATATTTCGACTGAAGCAATAGAAGAGCTCCCCCGAAGAATAATCGAAAGCATGGAACGACCCTTCAACCTAGAGGAGCATAGTGTTTTTATTACTGCAAGTCTTGGGGTTTCCGTTTATCCGATACACGGGGAAACAGTCAATCAGTTAATAAAAAGCGCGGATCTGGCCATGTACCAAGCAAAGGAGAAGGGCAAAAATCAATATGTACTTTGTTCTCCAGAATAGCGGTATAGGTTATTTTGCATCCCCTAAAATTCTTTCTTTTTCGCGATAGACATGTTGTATAATAGTATAGAAAGAGGATTAGGGAGGAAAAGGAAGTTGGAAAAGGATAAAGTGATGCCCGGAGCAGATCGGGGAAACAACTATAGAGTATATAGAACTGATGATTTAATCGTTTATTGGGATGCTCGTCAGTGTTCACACGCCGGTAAGTGCTGGAAGAATCTTCCCCAAGTCTTTAGACCGAAGGAAAGGCCTTGGGTCAGTTTGACATCGGCAACTCCGGAAGAAGTTATTGCTACTGTAGATAAGTGTCCTACAGATGCCCTAAAATATGAATTGCCGGAAGGGTCCAAAGTAAATCCTGAGATTGCTCAAGGAATGGGCTCTATTGCTTATAAAAAAGATGAAACAACCTCGATTAAAATTAAAGCGACACACAGCGGGCCGCTGCGTGTAGAAGGTTCGGTACAGGTCTTTGACGCAGATGGAGAGTTCATAAAGCAATCTCACCGTATTATCTTATGCGGTTGCGGAAGGAGCGGCAATCGCCCCTTCTGTGACGGAAGCCACGCCAGTCAGCCGTAATCGAGAAAATGTTAAAAAAATAAACCATGGTAAGGGCAGAAACCCTTCCCATGGTTTATTTGCTTTTTACGCTTGCTCGTTATTTCTACACCAGTCATTATTTTTAAGATTACAAATTAGGTGAAAACTTCATAATAAGATGAGTGTGGTAGCATAATAAGATGAGTGTGGTATTAAATAAAAGGATAGGTTACCATTTGCCAGTATTTCTTCTATCAATTAAATGAGATAACCACTGATCGCGAGTATACCTATTTGACCAGAGAAACTCAAAGTGATAAACTAGTCGAGTAACAACTTTATGGGACTATCGAAGTTGTTACATTAGAGTTTCCTAGGGGGGATAGATTCATATGATTAAATTCGAAAACGTGAGTAAGAAGTACGTAGATGGCACAGAAGCCGTAAAGTCGCTTAGTTTTGAGATAAATGATGGTGAATTGCTGGTACTAATCGGTCCCAGTGGGTGCGGCAAGACAACAACAATGAAAATGATTAACCGCCTAATTTCGCATACGGAAGGCAGAATTACCATCGACGGTAAGGACATCGATACTATTGACCCGGTCCCTCTACGTCGTAATATCGGCTATGTTATTCAACAAGCAGGCTTATTTCCTCACTATACCATCGAAGATAATATAGCGCTAATACCGAAGCTTAAAAAATGGAATGAGTCTGATATCAAAGAACGTGTCGATTATTTAATGGAAGTAGTCGGGTTGGATCCCGCTGTATTTGCCAAACGGTATCCAAGGGAGCTTTCCGGTGGGCAACAGCAGCGGGTAGGGGTTGCCCGGGCCTTGGCAGCTAATCCAGACATTATTTTAATGGATGAGCCTTTTGGAGCGCTGGATCCCATTACCCGGGAACAGTTACAGGATGAATTAGTGCGTATTCAGTCGGAAATGCATAAAACCATTGTTTTCGTTACTCATGACATGGATGAAGCTCTCAAACTCGGTGACAGAATTGCAGTTATGAGGGATGGCGAGCTGTTGCAACTGGATACTCCTGACCAATTGCTGAATAATCCTTCCCATGGTTTTGTGGAAGAGTTTATTGGAAAACAACGGATTTATCAAAATCCAGACTATATTTCTGTTACAGATATTATGCGGGAAAATCCAGCCATAGTCCTACCATCCAGGACACCTACCGTTGCTATTACCTTTATGCGTCAGCGTAAAACCGACACCTTGATTGTTTGCGACGAAAAAGGCAAATTATTGGGGATCATACCTAGTTATGATTTACATGCTAAGAAGGAAAGTATCCGTACTTTAGCGGAAATCGTACGGCCTATAGAAACGATTCTCGAGAGTACAGCCACAGCCAAGGATGCCTTGCAAATGATAAACAAGGCGACCTATGGGGTTATTCCAGTTGTCAATGAGATGCGAAAAGTTATCGGTGTTGTTACCCGTGGCTCGCTGTTAGGCGTTTTTGCCAATCAGTGGTCCGGCGAAGGAGGGGATTCGGATGAGAAATGAGTCGTTATGGACACAAATTATTATTCAACTGGAAATGCGTTGGCCGGATTTAATACAATCATTGGTTCAGCATATTCAGCTGGTCCTCTTTTCCATGCTGATCGCTATCGCCATCGGCATCCCACTCGGAATTTTGATTACCCGTGTCAAATCCTTGGAAGGACCTGTACTGGGAGGAGCGGGAATCTTACAGACCATTCCTAGTCTTGCCTTGCTGGGTTTTATGATTCCATTGTTTGGCATCGGCATTAAAACCGCGGTGGCGGCTTTGTTCCTCTATTCATTGTTACCCATTATCCGCAATACCTATACAGGTATCAAGGATGTAGATAAACCAACCATCGAGGCGGCTAAAGGGATGGGGATGACAGATTTCCAGATTCTCTTCAAAGTTCAATTGCCCCTTGCCCTAAGTGTCATGATGGCGGGAATCCGGACTGCCACAGTTATTAACGTCGGTACCGCTACCCTAGCGGCTTTTATTGGCGCCGGCGGTCTGGGTGATTTCATATTCCTTGGCATCTCAAGAAACTTAGATGCTCTGGTGTTAATTGGAGCTTTTCCGGCCGCGCTACTGGCACTGCTGCTTGATTGGTTGCTGGGTAAGCTGGAAAAAGCAACAACACCCAGAGGATTAAAGGTTTAATAAATATAGAGAAGGAGTTTATCATGAAAAAGAAAATTCTAATACTGGGTTTGGTAGCTGCGTTGACACTTGCATTATTTGGCTGTGCCAAGGATGAAGCTAAGAGCGGTGGAACTATCGCAGTTGGCTCGAAAAACTTTACTGAGAACATCATCATCGCCCATATGATGGCCGATCTTGTTGAAGCCCATACGGATCTTAAAGTTGATAAAAAAGTTAACCTCGGTGGTTCTAATGTTGCATGGACTGCACTAGAGAGCAATGACATCCAGATGTACCCTGATTATACCGGAACCATCGTGGCGAACTATTATCAGGAAGAGACAGGAAAAAGCGAGGAAACCCTTGCTAAGACTAAAGAATTAACTGCCGGAGATAAACTTAAAGCATTAGAACCTATTGGTTTCAACAACACCTATACCCTTGCAGTGACACAAGAAACAGCTGCGAAATATAATCTGAACACATACAGTGATTTGGCTAAAGTAGCTAACGACTTAATTATGGGCTGCGAATTTGAATTTATTGATCGCCCGGATGGATATCCGGGGCTTCAAAAAGTTTACAATTTGAACTTTAAGGAAGTTAAAGGTATGGACCACGGGATCATGTTCCGCGCTTTGAATGAAGATGAGGTTGATGTGATTGATGCCTATACCACCGATGGGCAGATTAAAGTATTCGATTTGAAAGTACTTCAGGATGATAAAGAATTCTTCCCGCCCTACGATATTTTGCCTTTGGTTCGTCAGGACACTCTAGACAAATATCCTGAAATCGAAGGAATTCTTAATAAGCTGGCAGGTAAAATTGATGAGAAGACTATGCAGGAATTAAATGCTCTGGTAGATGATCAGGGAATGAAAGAGGAAGTTGTCGCCCATGACTTTCTGGTAAAGGCAGGTCTAATCGAGAAATAATATTCTTTCAGTTAAGAGGACCCAGCAACTTATCGTTAAGATAAGTTGCTGGGTCCTCTATTAATGGTCAAACATCAAGGATTCGATGTGACTTTCTTTTCGGCTTTCTTTTTCTGCTTTGCAATATTCTTCGGACTTTTATCTCCCATTTTAAATACCTCCAAGGCGTTATTACCCCTAGTATACCATTCGGATGGAAAAATTATACAGTATTTGATCCTTGAACAATGCAAGACTTTGGAACAATCAGCACATGGATAGACAATATCGAGCAATGATCGAGGTGATTCTGGGAGTAGGGAGGATAATTTCGGGAAAGAATATTGATATATGCCAAGGAAATGAGGACATATATCATGGACTTAAGTATAGTCATTGTAAACTGGAACTCTGCTGAGCTGTTGTTGAAATGTTTGATTTCGATGGAAAAGTGGCTTGATGATTTAACCTATGAAGTATTTGTTGTAGATAATTGTTCCAATGAAACTGATATTGCCATGCTAAGGAATGAAATACAACCCCGGTTTCCTAGGGTTAATATTTCTTATAATACGACGAATATAGGGTTCGGACGGGCTAATAACCAGATTCTACATTGCTGCTCAGGAAAATACACCTTATTTTTGAATCCGGATACTTGCTTTATCAGCACCGGGATGAGGGAACTGCTGACGACCTTTGAGGAAGATGGCATAGGCTTGGTGAGTTGTAAGCTGTTAAAGGGTGATCATACAGTACAATTATCTTGTTTTCATTTCCCGCACTTGTGGAGGATCGTAGCAAACTCGTTGTTGTTAAGTAAGCTTTTACCGGTCACTCGACGAAGAATGTTTAGCTATGGTATCGCAGACCAAACCAAGTCGCTGCGCCCGGACTGGGTACTTGGTGCATTTATGGTGCTACCCACAACAGTCATTCGAAGAGTGGGCGGGTTTGACCCCGCTATCTTTATGTATGGGGAAGATATGGAGCTTTGTTACCAAGTGAGAAAAATTGGACTGGAAGTATGCTATGTCCCAGATTTTGCGGTTATCCATTATGGCGGTTGTTCTTGGCGTAAAGCGTGGTCAGAGGCTAGAAAAGAGGCTAAGGTACATAAAGCTATTCTCTATTTTTACCATAAACATCGGAGTAGAGGACTAGGGGCAGCTGTTCGAGTAGTTTTTGCTCTGGGTGCACTTATCAGGATCATCATCTATGCGTTTAGGTCTATTATACCCAGGGATTTGAAGCAAAGTTCGAAGGAAATAAAAACCCAGTGGTTAATCCTATTAGCCCAGTTTAGAAGTGAATTTTGAAGTTGATTGATGAGTAGCCTTAAAGATAGGCTACTTTTTTTGTGTAATTTTCCGTGTACTAGGTATAGGGTCAAGGGCATAAAATTTAACCATATTAGAATTTCTAGGATGGTCCTAGCTATTGTTAGATTAGATAGCTAAGGAGGATATGCTGTGAAGGTCATTGTGTGTGGTGCAGGTGGTATGTTGGCAACCGATGTTAGTGCAATTTTTAGTCAAAGGGGACATCAAGTAACCAATTTAAGGAGCGAGGATTTAGATATAACCAAGCTCGAAGCAGTCAGGGCCAAGCTTAAGGCGCTACAACCTGACTTGGTATTCAATGCAGCAGCCTATACCAATGTGGATGAGTGTGAGAGTAAACCTGATCTTGCTTATCAGGTGAATTGCCTTGGCATTCGTAACTTAGCGATTATTGCTAATGAGTTAAACGCTGCTCTGGTCCATATCAGCACTGACTATGTGTTCGGTGGTCAGGGCAACAAGCCCTATCGGGAATATGATCCGGTTAATCCGCGAAGTGTTTATGGTAAATCGAAGCTTGATGGGGAATTAATGGTGCGCCAACACTGCAGACGTCATTATATCGTGAGAACTGCCTGGCTGTTTGGTTATTACGGTAATAACTTTGTACGGACAATGCTTCGTTTGGCAAAGGAGCAAGAA from Desulfitobacterium dichloroeliminans LMG P-21439 encodes the following:
- the rfbD gene encoding dTDP-4-dehydrorhamnose reductase, whose amino-acid sequence is MKVIVCGAGGMLATDVSAIFSQRGHQVTNLRSEDLDITKLEAVRAKLKALQPDLVFNAAAYTNVDECESKPDLAYQVNCLGIRNLAIIANELNAALVHISTDYVFGGQGNKPYREYDPVNPRSVYGKSKLDGELMVRQHCRRHYIVRTAWLFGYYGNNFVRTMLRLAKEQEYLRVVNDQRGSPTYTRDLAKAIADLVDKPTYGTYHLTNSGNCTWYTYTQEIMELAGMNNVKVEPITTQQLSRPAERPSYSVLDNYVWRLDGHQALRPYREALLDYLEEEGLSRRGD